The genomic DNA ATGCCTGTGCTGCCTTAGTGATAGGAGCTGCACAAAAATGAATGTAATCATCTCTGTGCAGCCACTGAGgctcttctcctgctgctctggcagctgggatGTAGCCACGTGGTGTGGGGGGATGTCTGCAGCCGGGAATTCCGGCGGGCACCTTCCCTTCTCACCGGGCACCTTTCCGTTCTCACCAGCGCTTTGTCTTTCAGTTGGCAGATGCTTTACCAGACCAGTCGCCTGCTAAAACCTCCAAAGTGAGCAGCACCAAGCCTGGCCAGCAGCCCGGGCAGCCTCCGCAGGGCTGGCCGGCTTCCAACCCTTGGAATAACCCCAGCGCCCCCCCTATGACTCCAACGGGACTGCCACCAAACACATCGGCTTCCAGCGTGCCCTTCGGACCTCCTCCCACGGGAATGTATCCTTCAATGCCCCCGGGACCGCCTGctccatttcctcctcctcctactggaccctcctgccctcctcctggTGGTCCATATCCACCCCCAACTGTGCCAGGTCCTGTCCCACCAGGGCAGTACCCTCCACCAAATATGCCCTTTCCAGAGCTTCCACGACCTTACGGAGGTCCAACAGAGCCAgctgcacctcctgctcctgttgGGCCATGGGGATCCATGCCCTCTGGAGCATGGGGACCAACAATGGGAGGGCAGTATCCTGCTCCCAGCATGCCATATCCACCCCCAGGGCCATATTCCGCTCCTACCCAGACTCCAGGGGCTGCGCCGACAGTACCGTGGGGGACGGTCCCGCCTGGAACGTGGGGACCGTCACCGCCCGGGCCATTCCCTCCACCCACAGGATCATATCCAGCTCCAGGACTATATCCTACGCCCCCTAATCCTTTTCAAGTGCCATCTGGTCCTGCTGGTGCTCCATCAATGCCTGGTGGTCCCCATGTGAGTATTTCATTTTGGTCTCTAATTACTCTAAAGTATTTCACTTTGAAGTGGGGAAATTCAGTAGCGTAAAAACCTGTTAGTGCAGGTAAGGAATTTCAGCACACCTGTTTTATGCCTCGAGTCAGTGGGATAACAGCAACTTGTTAAATATTAAGTGTCCTAGAATGGCTAAGTTATGTTAAATTGGAGCATGTCTCACATTATAGTGGTCTTCGACTGCTCGGAAAGACTCTAAAAGccaaaaaaggggggaaaagcGTTGTAATaattctgaaagagaaaatattctaaTCTCTTTAAACTAGAGAGATTGCTAATAGAGCAATAGGGAGGGAATAACAAAATATAGGGATGAATTTGTGATTAATTAACAGTATTTGTGACTGTGAATGAACTGCTGTGTGAAAAGCCTGTATTGACAATGATTTATTATCTCTTGCAGCCTTACCGCTGAATACATTCTGGGCAACAACATACTGTAGTTTTCCACCTTCATCCACTACTTACAGagatttttacagtttttgttTCAGTAATGTATGGGGCTATGAAGAATATTGCCTCTTGTATGTGCATTTGAGGTATGAAGGAGCAGTTTACATCAATTTACCTTGCTCATATGCTGGCATAATTATTTGGTTTAATCAAGTGAAgtacaaagagaagaaatcaaCTAACACACCTGTGGTTCTTACGTTGGCAAGTATTCCTTGGAAAAACAGGAGTTGTCATGTAAGGATTATAAAGAATCAGGCCCAcggaattaaaaaaaaggttaattCTTAAATTTCCATTAATGCTTTAAGTCTCATTGCCAGACTCCTGCTGGTCATTGAACGAATGGATAGTCATATTTTGTCTATTTTCAGGTTATTCTAAAAAGTCAATAGAGAAAGCGTTTCAACATTTTAGTCAAGAAACCTAATTTTTGAACATGCTACAGTAATTCAAACTAACAAGACAGAGCATGTGAACTCGAAGgttttctcagcattttgtACATACTCAAACCAATTGCTCGGTCTGGGACTACGGAGGAGAAGAGCCACGTTTGGAAGCCTTGGTGTGACTTGTCAGCACACTGTTGGTGTTCACAAACAGGCATTCCTGTGCAAGTGAAATAACCTGGATGTGCAGTTAACTTTGAATCAGCAAAATGTGAGTTTTATGCATGCAAATGAGGACATCCTGTTGCCAGTTCTCATTCTGTGGTGGTTGGAAGTTTGGCTTGGTCTGTGTAAAGAGAAACTGATCCCCACGTAGGTACTTCCCTATTTCTGACCTGGGTTCTAGTCATTTCAAATTTGACATGGCTGCTGGGTTGTGTCAGCCTGGCAGACTTTTTCAGAGTCCCTGGAAACTGAACTTGagcttaaaaaacccaacctgagCATTCCCTTCCCAGCAGTTTTTTGGCACAGTCGTGTCACGACAGAGATCCTCGTCGCCGCGGTTGGGCGCGAGCCGGTCTCGTTTgctgtccctgggagcagccccccTGTTCCCAGCTGGGTGTCTGCATACCTCACGGAGTAGGTGGAATTTAGGAGAAATTGAATGTCAGGAAGCCTGTgcactgctgtgcagctgcctcTCCCAAGGGGCACTGCATTAAGTTTTCATGTTCTTGCCGTATCTTTTTGCCAAGCGCATCCGAGGGGTTTGCTGAGACGCAGCCACGTCTCTTGGTGGTACTTCATGGCCTACACTTGGACCACGGACAGTTTGTTTCCTCCCCGCCTGGGGATCTCCTCACTTAGCCTCTGTGGGTAGAATTAGGAACAGATTTTGCTTCACATGGTAGCTCATTAGGGAAACTTTGTATCATGGAACTGTGAACACTGAGTTAATTCTATTCCAGTACCTTCGTGGCTTCCTGCATGTGTGTGATGGACACTGTAAAAGCACATGGGGTGACCTGGTGGTCATGCTCCTTGGTAGTCAGAGCCTTTATGGCAAAGTCCTACAGTATTTTTGCAGGAGATagcagccagctgtgctgtggctgctttaATCCAACGTCATGAAAGCTGATAGCAAAGGAAtgtctattttttcttttaggaagaCAATACTGGAGCTGAACAAAAATACTTTAACATTTCGACTTAAACCCCAGCAACCTAACCCttggaataaaaaccaaaagtGCAAGTCTTCACtaaccttaaaaaaaacaaacaaccagtTGCCCCCCAAGCAGACTTGGCAagactaattaaaaattaacataagCAACATTGACTGCATTTGCTCAAGTGCTTTTTTGATACCTGCAGCCTTAGACTGTAAATCATTGcaatgaaaacacatttattcCAAATGAATGGATCATGCAGTAGCAGCACTCCAGTTGGAATTGCACTGGCCATATGTCTCTGCAGGGAATGGGAAGAGGTAGGAAAGGATAAAGCATAAGTAGCAAGTAATGATTTTTGGAAAGGGGTTTTGTAAAAGTAACTAGACTTCTAGGTTCTTCCTGAAATAGGCAGGATTTATTACTGGAACATTTAGGCTAAAATTCAATATATATGGGATGTTTTTCAATGTATATTCGTATTTCTTGAGGTCATGAAAACTGTTTCATAACCCCTTTGTTTTTGTGAGCAGAGTTCTTTGCATAGCAGTGAAAAGGGTATTCCTGTTAATCTATTGTGTAAAAACTCAAGGTGTCACTATATACCGTGTAGTAACTTTATCACATGTTATGTCAAGTGTGAGCAACTTCTGGCCTGAAGCTTTTGCAATGGAATTTGTACATTTCTATGCATCATTTTGAGTTCAGTTGCTGAGGAGTTCGTTTTGACTTGTGCTTTGAGGTTGACATACTGCATTTGTTTACAATACGAAATATAAGCAATCACATCTTAAAAGTATAGATTATCAcctgctgctgtattttctttagatGAAACAAATATTGCTGTATGATAGTGAGAAGCTATAAATACAGGATTtgatatttttttgaaaatgctgtCACTTTTGTATAAGATTAGACATTAAACGTATTTTCAAGACTGTTGTGTTCACTGTTTTTCAATTCCTGCTTTTGACATGCCTGTGTAGACTTTTGCCTTGAATGAATAGTAAAAATAGGACATCCTTGATTTGCAAAGCCTGAATATAAAATCAGAATTACTTGACTTCTGTGagtgtttttcctcttccttttgtgATATTTGCAGCCTGTACATAAGGGATATTAAATGTGGATGCAACCGTGGCTCTGGTGTAGCATGTCAGCCCCAGGTACTGCCTGTTCACAAATTCCTTGGTAATTATGAGAGAAAAGATCTGATCTTGCTTGTTCCAGAGGAGCAATGAGACTGTTCTTCACCTGTGAagggttgtgtgtgtgttttccctgCCTCTGAACAATTCCTGTGCTAGATTGACACACGTAGATGTGGTAAGTGACTCCCAAACCACTGTTCTTACATACTTACCGGGAGTTTGATGGGATAAAGTGAATAACAGAAACTTCAGGCCTTGGCATCAGTGTGAACTACTAAATTTGGGCATCACTTGTGGCTGCCTTTCCATACATTGGCTTGCAGAGTAGTTCACACTGAACTGGCCAATGCTGCTGCCTTAGTTAACAGCTTCACCCTTTGGGGAAGGTAAAAATGGCAGCAGCGACAGGAAAgattagaaacaaaattatttatccATTATAAGGCTTGAGAAAAGCTCTTTTTAGGCTGTAGTCCAAAAATAATCCTTACATCTGTTAATAGACCAGTGCAGTGTGTGGGCAGTGCTTTATCCTGACTATTCAGCTGTGGGATTGTCTCTTCCTCTAGATTTCTCAAATCAGTTCTGTCTGCAACTCCTGTGCATCAGTAAAGACGTGGCCATGCAGATCCAATTGTGTTAATTGCTTCCTTGCAGACCCAGAAAACTTAAGTTGAATATTTTTGAGGGACCAAATCttgtgaagagcagctgaggaagctggggaaggggctcagcctggagaaaaagaggttCACAGGAGACgttgtggctctgcacaactccctgacaaGGAGGGACAGCAAGGGgaagctctgctcccagggaacaggacaGGAGTAGAGGGAATTACTTCAAACTGCACCAGGGGAGCTTTAGATTGGATGTTAAAGAAAATTTCCTCCTGGAAAGAATGGTCCAGCCCTGgtgcagctgcccagagcagtggtggagtccccatccctggagggatttaaaagccatggCACTTCAGGACAGGGGtgagtggtggccttggcagtgcagGGGGGAATATTTGGTCTTGATCTTAGAGATCTTCTCCAACTGAAAGGATTTAGTGTTCTAAGTGATATTTTATCTATATCATTCTTAGAAGATGCCTAAAAGCTGTTCCAGATGTCCTGTGGAGTGGTCAGTGCTTGGTTCATCCACGCTGTGGATGTGTCACTTCTGCTCCACTCCTGTGCAGGCAGGAGGTGCCCAAACTCCTGCGGCCAACTCCAGATCCAGTGCTGTGCCCAGACATTAATGGACTCACTGCCCAAACTGCCCCAGGAGAGAGATGGTgatcacagagtggtttgggttggaaagggccttAAGAACTAtttcattccaccccctgccatgggcaggaactCCTTCCACCTTGCTAGGAAGAGTGTCCTGAGCCTCAGTGCAGTGAGAGCCCTTCACCATCTGAAGGAAGGATGGAAAGTTCCAGAcatgtttttattaatattgGCTGCCTTATTTCTTAAGCACAGAATTCCAGTTAGAGGGCAATTCCATACACACCAAAGAGCCATTATTCACCAGACACTGATACCTGAGTGTCGGCTGGAAAGTCGGCTGAAACCACAAGTTTCAGCTTTCACACAAAGCTTCCAATCAATGCATCCACACTACGGGAATAGCTCCCAGTATCCCACACTGGGGTGTGCTTATCCCAGAGACAGCTGCAGGAGGATCCCAAGTGGATTTGGACCTGGATATGCCCGTGGGTGGGTGTTGGAGGTGTTTGTGCCATGCAGGGGAGTGAGCTCTGCACCCACAGCCACCCATCCCTGGGCACCCACGAGCTGTGGTCTGGAGAGCAATGGCAGCTCCACTCATGGGATACTCTTATTTCACTTCCCATTGGCCcagttttcccatttcccatcaATCCCTCCCATGATGTAGGGGGATGAGCTACTATaacttttcctctgctctcacaGGTCAGTGGAATGAGTTAACTAAAAATGCCAGCTGATAACTGTGAGGGAACACATTTTTGGTCACTCTTACCTGCAGAACGGCTCAGGTTTGTTTGAAACatatttcccagagaagctgtggctgccccatctctggaattgtccaaggccaggttgggtggggcttggagcaacctgggatagtggcagatgtccctgcccatggcaggggggtggaactggatcatctttaaggtctcttccaaccccaaccGTTCTTGGATTCTGTGATAATTTGTTTCAGAGATTTGCTTGCTGGTCAGGTTGTCCTATTTGATGACAGGGGGACTTTGTATCCCCTGCGAAGCAGATCATGAGCTCCAGTGATGTTCCTAGTTACACCCAAGTAAGTGACAAGGGAT from Sylvia atricapilla isolate bSylAtr1 chromosome 6, bSylAtr1.pri, whole genome shotgun sequence includes the following:
- the MAPK1IP1L gene encoding MAPK-interacting and spindle-stabilizing protein-like, translating into MSGTDDFSLADALPDQSPAKTSKVSSTKPGQQPGQPPQGWPASNPWNNPSAPPMTPTGLPPNTSASSVPFGPPPTGMYPSMPPGPPAPFPPPPTGPSCPPPGGPYPPPTVPGPVPPGQYPPPNMPFPELPRPYGGPTEPAAPPAPVGPWGSMPSGAWGPTMGGQYPAPSMPYPPPGPYSAPTQTPGAAPTVPWGTVPPGTWGPSPPGPFPPPTGSYPAPGLYPTPPNPFQVPSGPAGAPSMPGGPHPYR